CCGGATATAGCCCATGTCCGAAGTCAGCATGTAACTCGCATCGATGCTGCGGATCGGGATCCGGTCGCGACGCAGGTTGACGCTAAAGAGCCGGTCCTCGGTTTTGCGGTATACCTGCAGTTTGACGGAACTGCCTTCCTGCCCCTTGAGCCGGGAGACGATCTGCCCGTCGGGTATCCGGCGCCCGTAGAGCGTATCCCCGTCGGCCAGCAAAATTTTATCTCCGGGCTGAAGGCCTGCGCGCTGGCTGGGCCCCCCGGGAATCGTCCGGGTAACGGTAATGGTATCCCGGAAAGTGTAGAAGTTGATCCCGATCCCGACAAAGTCGCCCTTCATGTTCTCGGAAACCCGCTTCATCTCGGATTTCGGGATGTAGACGGAATGCGGGTCGAGTTTGTCCAGGATGTTGTTCACCGTCACATCGACGATACTGTCGGTATCCACCTCATCGACGTACTCGTAATCGATATAGTCGATGAGCCTGTTGAGTTTGTCCTTTTTGGAATTGGTCGTAAAGAGTTTCTCCGGGGTATCGTTGAAGTGCAGTTTCCCGCCCACAAAAATCCCCAGAGCCAGGGCAAAGGCCACGACTGCCGGTCCGATGTAATAGCTTTTCTTCAAATCATTCTTCATTTACGGCCACCCCGATGTCGATAACCGGCAAATGGACGAGTTCCACCCCGGCCCGCGCCAAAAACTGCAACCCGGAATCGTCCTTGTAGGCCTTCTGGTATACCACCCGTCGGATTCCGCACTGGTGGATCAGCTTGCTGCACTCCCTGCAGGGGGACAGGGTAATATAGAGGGTTGCCCCTTCGCAGGACTGCGTGGAGGAGGCCACCTTGGAAATCGCATTGGCCTCGGCGTGCAGCACGTACCACTTGGTATAGCCCTCCTCGTCTTCGCAGAAATTCTCAAATCCGGAGGGGGTGCCGTTGTACCCGTCGGAGATGATCATCCGTTCCCGGACGATGATGGCCCCCACCTGTTTGCGCCGGCAGTAGGAAAGCTTGCCCCATTCGTTCGCCATGCGCAGGTATGCCTTGTCGTATTTCTCCTGTTTTTTCTCCTTCACTCTATTGGTATAACGCGGCCAGAAAAAATTTCGTGCGGGAAAGCACTAATATACCCGCTTTTGGGATGGCTTACAACCTCGCCCGGGTTAATATTAAGTGAAAATCACAAGGGCCATGCCCCGATCAGCAGCGCGGTGGAAATCCCCACAATGGCCAGGCTGGCCAAACGGATATACCAGGCAGTAGGGGCGCGCAGCCGCTCCACCACCAGATAGGTAACCCCCAGCACCACTACCAGGACCAGCAACTGGGCCGCTTCGATCCCGAGGGCAAACCCCAGCAACGGGCCGGTTTTCTCGGACTCCCCGGACATCAGCATCCGGAAGTAATTGGAAAAACCCAGGCCGTGGATGAGCCCGAACAACCCGGTGGAAACCAGGTGCACCCGGAAAGCCGCCTGCCGGTCCGGGCCGGCGCCCGTCAACAGCAGGTTGAACAGGGCGGTCAGCAGAATGGTCAGCGGGATCAGAAACTCCACCCATCCGGCATCCGCATCCACCACCCCGTATGCGGCCAGGGCCAGGGACAAACAATGGGACACCGTAAAGAGCGTCGCCAGCCAGAACACCCGCTTCCAGTAGCGATAGGTAAACGGCAGGGCCAGGGCCGTCAGAAAAAGCACGTGGTCGTAGCCCTGCGGGTCCAGCACATGCAGGAACCCCAATTCCCCGTACATCCAGAAATTCTCCATCCTGTTGTTATTTCAAAAATTCTTGTGCGCCCCGATATGCGAAAGGTGCATTGGCCAGAAACGGCCCGGTATCCGGGGCCGCCGCTTAAATTCCCCGTTCCTGCTGGATGGCCTCATAGGCCTTCTGCACCTCCTTGAATTTTTCTTCGGCCCCGCGCTTGATGGCCTCGTCCTGGGTGTTGACCCGATCCGGATGGTACTTTTTGGCCATATTCCGGTAGGCCTTTTTCACCTCTTCGTCCGTGGCAGTGCGTTCAATCTCCAGGATTTTATAGGCGTTGTCCGCAGATTCGACAAACATCGCCATGATGCTTTCAAAATCCGTGGCCCCTATTTGCAGGTATCCCGCCAACTCCCTGAGTTTGCGGATTTCCGCCTCGCTCACGTGCCCGTCCGCCTGCGCGATCCCGAACAGGAAGTGGACCAGTTGCAACCGCACCTCATAGCGCGTCCGCTGGTTCAGGTAGGCGCAGATCCGCTGGCCGGAAATTTCCCGTTTTTTGATGACCTCGTTAAACGTCCTGAAAATGGCATTGGCCTTCTCCTTCCCGTAGGTGGCGAGGAAATACTGGCGCACGTAGTCGAGTTCCTGCTGGCTCACGCGCCCATCCGCCTTGATAACGATGGAGCAGAGCGACAACAGGTTCAGCTCAAAGTCGGCCGGGGATACCTTTTGCCGGGTAAAATCGGTAAACACCGTCCCGCCGCTGCGACTGGCCCCGTCTATCAGGCTCCCGATCAGGAACCCGATAATGGCCCCCGGCAGCCGGAGGAAGAGGTACCCGACGAAAGCGCCAAACCATTTGATCATCCGGAAAAATTTTTGGCAAAGATAGCGCATTGCCCCGGAATGCCGCAGCGGGCGGATAAGCGGTTCCCGGGTCCTGTAATTACCTGTGCCCCTTATGGTAAAGTGACGTCCTTTTCGTACCTTTGCACTTTAGAAATTCCATAAAAAAATACTATGTACCCTACAGAACTCGTAAAACCCATGCGGGAAGACCTCTCCACCGCCGGCTTTGAAGAACTTTTCACGGCCGAGGAAGTAGAGGCAGCTATAAAACAACCCGGTACCGTACTGGTAGTCGTCAATTCGGTTTGCGGCTGTGCCGCCGCCAACGCGCGCCCTGCCGCCAAGCTGAGCCTGCAGAACGGCAAGACCCCGGACCGCCTGGTCACTGTATTCGCAGGAGTGGACCGGGAAGCCGTAGATGCCGCCCGCAGCCTGATGGTGCCATTCCCGCCTTCTTCGCCCAGCATGGGCCTCTTCAAGGACGGGGAACTCGTACATATGATCGAACGCCACCATATCGAAGGCCGCCCGGCGGAGATGATCGCCGAGAACCTGACCCAGGCGTACGACGAATTCTGCTGATAAGCTGCTGTCGCTGTATTCAGCTCCAAACGCAACGGGGCCCCGACAGATTTGAAACAAGAGCCCCGCCTCAAATGGCGGGGTTTCTTATTTTTACACCATGGCCAAAATCCTCGCATATCCGCTTTCCGCAATCTACCTGCTGGTTTTCGGGATTGTCCTGGTGGTATTCCACCCGGTGCAGTGGGTCTGCCTGAACCTCTTCGGCTACCAGGCCCACAAGGCGAGCGTCAGTTTGCTCAACCTGTGCATCATGCGCTGCACTCATATCCTGGGGACCACCTATCGGTTTGAATACGCCAATCCCATGCCCGAAAGCGGCCCGCTCATTATCGTGACCAACCACCAGAGCATGTACGACATCCCGCCCCTGATCTGGTACCTTCGGAAATACCACCCGAAATTTGTCAGTAAAAAAGAACTCGGAAAAGGGATTCCCAGCGTCTCGTACAACTTGCGGCACGGGGGTTCGGCCCTCATCGATCGCAAGGACCGCCGGCAGGCCCGGGCCGAGCTCGAACGCCTTGGCGCGTATATCGAAAAAACGGGGCGCAGCGCCGTGATATTCCCGGAAGGGACCCGCTCCCGCACCGGGGAGCCGAAACCTTTCCGTACTTTTGGCCTGAGCCTGTTGATGGACCAGGCGCCCTCCGCGCAAATCCTGCCGGTAACCATCAACAATTCCTGGAAGCTGTTCCGGTATGGGACATTTCCGCTCGGCCTCGGGGCCCGGGTCCGGTTTACCGTACACCCGCCCATGCCCGTAGCCGGGTTTACCCCTGAAAAAATGAAAGAACTCGAAGCGAAGATCGCTTCCAAGATCGACCCCCCAGCATGACCGATGCAGAATTTGTAGAACAGACCATTGACTATGTCCGGAGCGAACTCGATGGGGCCGAAGGCGGCCACGACTGGTTCCACACCCAGCGGGTATTCCGCAATACCTTGCTGATTGCCAAAGACGAGAAGGTGAATATCCTGATCGTGAGCCTGGCTGCCCTGCTCCACGACGTTGCCGATTCAAAATTCCACGACGGCGATGAAGATGCCGGTCCGAAAAAGGCCGACGCCTTTATGCGCAAAATCGGGGTGCCCCAGGCCATTCGCACGCATGTGGTGCAGATCATCCGGAATATTTCTTTTAAAAACAGCCTGGAGAAAAACAAAAAGCCGTTTACTTCGGACGAGCTCTTTGTGGTCCGCGATGCCGACCGCCTGGATGCCATCGGCGCCATCGGGATTGCTCGTGCCTTTAATTTCGGCGGCTACAAAGGGCGGAAACTCTACGACCCCGAAATCGCCCCCCGGGTGAAAATGAGCAAGGCGGAATACAAAAAATCGGACGGGCCCACCCTGAACCATTTCTACGAAAAACTGTTGTTGCTCAAGGACCGTATGCACACCGATACCGGTAAACGCCTGGCCGAAAAGCGCCATGCCTTTATGCTGGAATACCTGGAGGAATTCTACCGGGAGTGGAACGGCACGGCCTGATTTCCCAGACCGGTTCCAGGCTCCCGCCCCGTATTGAACCTGCATGTGCCGGCCCGTTCGGGCGTCGTCCGCTTTCCGTAGTTTTTGTATCTTGAAAGCTCATTTTTGAACAAACCGAACAAACACCCAACATCCATGCAAAGAAGAAAATTCCTGAAAAATACGGCTGCCTCTACGGCGGCATTCAGCATTGTCCCGAGTTTCGTACTGGGAAAAGGCCATGTGCCCCCCAGCGACACGCTCTACGTAGCCGCCTTCGGCGTTGGCGGCCGGGGTGCCGGCGTGATGCGCGGCCTGAGCGAAACCGGAAAGGTCAAATACGTCGCCTTCTGCGATGTAGACGACCGGCGGGCTGCCCCTACCTATGAGATGTTCCCGGATGTAAAGCGCTACAAAGACTACCGGGACGTGTACAAGAAGCATTTGAAAGACATGGATGCCATTATGGTAGCGACCCCGGACCACACGCATGCCACCATTGCCTTGCCATTTATGCGGGAGAAAAAACACGCCTATGTGGAGAAGCCCCTGACCCACAACATCGCCGAGGCCCGGATGATGACCCAGGTAGCCCGCGAGATGGGGATTGTTACGCAGATGGGCAACCAGGGGGCTTCCAGCAACGGGAGCCGCGAAGCCAGGGAATGGCTCGATTCCGGGATAATCGGCCGGATTGAAAAAGTGGATTGCTGGACGAACCGTCCTGTCTGGCCCCAGGGGGTCCCGGTGCCGGAAGGAAGCGATCCGATCCCGAAGGAACTGGATTGGGACCTGTGGCTGGGCCCTGCGGCCATGAGGCCGTACAACGACCGCTACCTCCCGTTTAAATGGCGTGGCTGGTGGGACTTCGGCACGGGGGCCCTGGGCGATATGGGCTGTCATATTATGGAAACCCCCTTCAGCGTCCTGGAACTCGGATACCCTACAGAAGCGGAGGCGAGCTGCACCACCAACTGGGTGGGCGACTTTGTGGAAGCGGACTACAGTGAATCCTGTCCCTCCTCTTCCATCGTCCGGTTGAAATTCGACACGGACCAGCACGGGCAGGTAGCCCTGAACTGGTACGACGGCGGGTTGAAGCCCGACCTGCCCGACGAACTGAAAGACGGGGAGACCATTGGCGACAACGGCGGCGGCTCCATTTTCTACGGGACCAAAGGCATCATGGTCTGCGACACGTATTCCCGGAATGCCCGCCTCCTTCCCTCTGACCTTATGGATATGGTCAGCAAGCCGGCTCCCAGGCTGCCCCGTGTGGAAGGCGGTACCGGAGGGCATCAGCGGAATTTTGTGGAAGGCTGCCTGAACGGCACCCCCACCTCTTCGGATTTCGAGAAGGCAGGAAAACTTACGGAATCCGTCCTGATGGGGAACCTGGCCATCCGGGCCTTCCAATACAAAAACCGGGTCACCGACCCGGATAGCGGCCGGTCGTACTTCGAATACCCCGGGCGCAAGAAAATTATGTGGGACGGCGAAAACATGCGGGTCACCAATTTCGACAAGGCAAACGAATGGGTAAACGGCAGTTACCGGGAAGGCTGGGATCTGGCCTAGGCCCGGCAGCCTGTCCGTAAGCCCGGGGCTACTCCTGGTCCGGCCTGCTTTCCAACCCTCCGACAGGGTTAAAAGAGCTCCCACTGCCCGCTTTTATGCGCTGCGTGCAGGGAGGTGTTGAGTTCCGGGAATTTGCGCCCCGCGAAGTATTTTTTCCGTGCAATCGCGGCCAGCTGGTGGATCTGGGATGCAACGGCCCCTTCCCCCTTGTTGCGGATACCGAAACGGCTGTCATTCAGGCTGCCGCCGTGACAGGCGCGGATCTGGGAGAGGATTTTCCCGGCCCGGTCCGGCATTGCCCGATGGAGCCATTCCGTAAAGATTCCGGCGATGGCCCCGTTGAGACGTACCACCGTAAACCCGAAAGAGCGGGCTCCTGCATCGGCAACCGCTCGGGCCATGTCCATTACCTCGTGGCTGTTGATCCCCGGGATGATCGGGGCGAGCATCGCGTTGACGGGGATGCCCGCATCGGATAGTTTGCGGATCGTTTCCAGCCGTTTCGCAATACTCGCGGTGCGGGGTTCCAGCAACCTGCGGGTGGATTCGTCCAGGGATGTCACCGAAATATTGACCCCCACCAAACCGTCGGCATGTAGTTCCGTGAGCAAATCCATGTCCCGGAGTACCAGTGCGTTTTTTGTGATGATGCCCACGGGGTGGCGGTAGCGATGGAATATTTCCAGGCAGGCGCGAGTGATCCCAAACTCCCTTTCAGCAGGCTGGTAGCAATCCGTATTCCCGGAAAGTACGATGGGGGCCGCCTTCCAGGAACTGCGTTTGAGGAAACGATCCAGCAGGGCCGGGGCGTTTTCCTTGACGAGGATCTTGCTTTCAAAATCCAGGCCGGGCCCGTACCCCCAGTACTCGTGGGAGTTCCGCGCATAACAGTAGACGCATCCGTGTTCGCAACCCTGGTAGGGGTTCATGCTGTAGGACATGCCCACATCCGGGCTGGAAACCTTGTTGACGATGGTTTTTGGGTGGACGCGCAGGTAGCCGGTGCGGACCTTCTCGGATTCCCCGCTGATCCGCTGGTGCTCCAGAAAATCCTCCAGGGGCTGCTCCTGAAGGGCCTCAAAGCGGTTTGCCTGGCGGG
This genomic window from Robiginitalea biformata HTCC2501 contains:
- a CDS encoding deoxycytidylate deaminase, whose protein sequence is MKEKKQEKYDKAYLRMANEWGKLSYCRRKQVGAIIVRERMIISDGYNGTPSGFENFCEDEEGYTKWYVLHAEANAISKVASSTQSCEGATLYITLSPCRECSKLIHQCGIRRVVYQKAYKDDSGLQFLARAGVELVHLPVIDIGVAVNEE
- a CDS encoding HupE/UreJ family protein, with product MENFWMYGELGFLHVLDPQGYDHVLFLTALALPFTYRYWKRVFWLATLFTVSHCLSLALAAYGVVDADAGWVEFLIPLTILLTALFNLLLTGAGPDRQAAFRVHLVSTGLFGLIHGLGFSNYFRMLMSGESEKTGPLLGFALGIEAAQLLVLVVVLGVTYLVVERLRAPTAWYIRLASLAIVGISTALLIGAWPL
- a CDS encoding TerB family tellurite resistance protein; the encoded protein is MIKWFGAFVGYLFLRLPGAIIGFLIGSLIDGASRSGGTVFTDFTRQKVSPADFELNLLSLCSIVIKADGRVSQQELDYVRQYFLATYGKEKANAIFRTFNEVIKKREISGQRICAYLNQRTRYEVRLQLVHFLFGIAQADGHVSEAEIRKLRELAGYLQIGATDFESIMAMFVESADNAYKILEIERTATDEEVKKAYRNMAKKYHPDRVNTQDEAIKRGAEEKFKEVQKAYEAIQQERGI
- a CDS encoding BrxA/BrxB family bacilliredoxin, yielding MYPTELVKPMREDLSTAGFEELFTAEEVEAAIKQPGTVLVVVNSVCGCAAANARPAAKLSLQNGKTPDRLVTVFAGVDREAVDAARSLMVPFPPSSPSMGLFKDGELVHMIERHHIEGRPAEMIAENLTQAYDEFC
- a CDS encoding lysophospholipid acyltransferase family protein; the protein is MAKILAYPLSAIYLLVFGIVLVVFHPVQWVCLNLFGYQAHKASVSLLNLCIMRCTHILGTTYRFEYANPMPESGPLIIVTNHQSMYDIPPLIWYLRKYHPKFVSKKELGKGIPSVSYNLRHGGSALIDRKDRRQARAELERLGAYIEKTGRSAVIFPEGTRSRTGEPKPFRTFGLSLLMDQAPSAQILPVTINNSWKLFRYGTFPLGLGARVRFTVHPPMPVAGFTPEKMKELEAKIASKIDPPA
- a CDS encoding HD domain-containing protein, with translation MTDAEFVEQTIDYVRSELDGAEGGHDWFHTQRVFRNTLLIAKDEKVNILIVSLAALLHDVADSKFHDGDEDAGPKKADAFMRKIGVPQAIRTHVVQIIRNISFKNSLEKNKKPFTSDELFVVRDADRLDAIGAIGIARAFNFGGYKGRKLYDPEIAPRVKMSKAEYKKSDGPTLNHFYEKLLLLKDRMHTDTGKRLAEKRHAFMLEYLEEFYREWNGTA
- a CDS encoding Gfo/Idh/MocA family protein; translated protein: MQRRKFLKNTAASTAAFSIVPSFVLGKGHVPPSDTLYVAAFGVGGRGAGVMRGLSETGKVKYVAFCDVDDRRAAPTYEMFPDVKRYKDYRDVYKKHLKDMDAIMVATPDHTHATIALPFMREKKHAYVEKPLTHNIAEARMMTQVAREMGIVTQMGNQGASSNGSREAREWLDSGIIGRIEKVDCWTNRPVWPQGVPVPEGSDPIPKELDWDLWLGPAAMRPYNDRYLPFKWRGWWDFGTGALGDMGCHIMETPFSVLELGYPTEAEASCTTNWVGDFVEADYSESCPSSSIVRLKFDTDQHGQVALNWYDGGLKPDLPDELKDGETIGDNGGGSIFYGTKGIMVCDTYSRNARLLPSDLMDMVSKPAPRLPRVEGGTGGHQRNFVEGCLNGTPTSSDFEKAGKLTESVLMGNLAIRAFQYKNRVTDPDSGRSYFEYPGRKKIMWDGENMRVTNFDKANEWVNGSYREGWDLA
- a CDS encoding PA0069 family radical SAM protein, with translation MSHPEREIRKGRGAQSRQANRFEALQEQPLEDFLEHQRISGESEKVRTGYLRVHPKTIVNKVSSPDVGMSYSMNPYQGCEHGCVYCYARNSHEYWGYGPGLDFESKILVKENAPALLDRFLKRSSWKAAPIVLSGNTDCYQPAEREFGITRACLEIFHRYRHPVGIITKNALVLRDMDLLTELHADGLVGVNISVTSLDESTRRLLEPRTASIAKRLETIRKLSDAGIPVNAMLAPIIPGINSHEVMDMARAVADAGARSFGFTVVRLNGAIAGIFTEWLHRAMPDRAGKILSQIRACHGGSLNDSRFGIRNKGEGAVASQIHQLAAIARKKYFAGRKFPELNTSLHAAHKSGQWELF